The DNA window ACTGACGGCAGGCACAGATGCAGCTCGCTTGGCGTTCATGAATTCTCCTCAGACGCCTCCCCGGATTCCTTCGTCTGGCTCTTCGGTTCCGACGATGTCGGCGGTTCTTTGTCCTCCGGCACAATCCGCGCCGCCGCCACCAGCTTATCGCCCTCTTTGAGCGTAATCATTCGGACGCCGGCCGTATTTCTGCCGATTTCACGAATCTGCTCCAGCCCCGTGCGAATCATCATTCCGTTGGCGGTAATCAGCATCAGCTCATCCTCATCATGCACGGTCTTGAGGGCCACAACCTTCCCGTTGCGCTCCGTGGTCTTGATGTTAATCAGACCCAGCCCGCCGCGATTCTGCGGCCGATATTCCTCAATCGGCGTCCGCTTGCCGTAACCGTTCTCACAGACCGTCAGCAGCGAACTGTTCGGCTCGGCAATCACCAAATCCACCACCTCATCCCCCGGACGGAGCCGAATCCCCTGCACCCCGCGGCTGACCCGCCCCATCGAGCGGACCTGCGTTTCCGAGAATCGAATCGCCATCCCGTCCCGCGTGCCCAGAATAATCTCATCCTCCCCGCTGGTAATTGCCGCCCCGATCAAATCGTCATTCTCATCCAGTTTAATCGCAATCACGCCGCTGGAGCGCGGATTGCCGTAGGCCGACAGCACGGTCTTTTTCACCAGACCGTTCCGCGTCGCCATCACCAGCTGCCGTGTATCATCAAACGTGCGCACATTCAGAATGGAGGCAATCTTCTCCTGCGGGTCCAGCTGCAGCAGGTTCACCAGATTCCGCCCCTTGCTCTGACGCGACATCTCCGGAATATGATAGACCTTCAGCCAGTGGCAAATCCCCCGATTCGTGAAAAACAGAATCGTATCGTGTGTCGAGGCCGCAAACAGATGCTCAATAAAATCCCCTTCCTTGGTGTCCGACGCAATCACTCCTTTGCCCCCGCGGCCCTGCTTGCGGTAGGCATCAATCGGCGTACGCTTGATATACCCGCCGTGGCTGATCATCACCAGCGTCTCTTCATCTGCAATCAAATCCTCCAAATCGGGCTCATCCGCCTCCTCCGTAATAATCTCCGTCCGGCGCGGGTCTTTGTACTTTTCCTTGATTTCGTACAAGTCCTCCCGAATCACATCCAGCTGAAGATTCCGATTGGCCAGCAGCGCCTCATAATCCGCAATCTTCTCGGCAACCTCCGCATACTCCTTGGCCAGTTTCTCAATCTCCAGCCCCGTCAGCCGCTGCAGCTGCATCGTCAGAATCGCATCCGCCTGCGGCCCTGTCAGGAACTGGTCCTGCCGGCTCCGCTCCGTCACAAACGCCTCCGGCAGGATGCGTTTAAGCGTCTCGGTTTCCGCCAGCCGCAGCGGTTTTTTCATCAGATTCTCTTTGGCCGTCGGCGCATCCGGCGAGGCCTTAATCAGTGCAATAATCTCATCAATATCGCTGACCGCCAGAATCAGCCCCTCGAGAATATGAGCCCGGCTGCGGCATTTGCGCAGCAGAAACCGCGTCCGCCGCCGAATCACTGTCAGCCGATGGCTGATAAACAGCTTCAGCATCTGCTTGATGTTCAGCGTCTCCGGCCGGTTGTTCACCAGGGCTACATTGTTCACCGCAAAGGTCGTCTGCAGCGGCGTATAGCGGTACAGCTTGTTGAGCACCACATGGCTGTCGGCATCCTTCTTCAGTTCCACCACAATCCGCATGCCCTTGCGGTCCGACTCATCCCGAAGGTCTGCAATCTCATCAATCGTGCCGTCCCGAACACATTCGGCGATTTTGGCTACCACATTGGCCCGCACCACCTGATACGGAATCTCCGTAATCACAATCCGCGTCTTGCCCTTCGAGGTCGTCTCAATATGCGAACGGCACCGCACCTTCAGATGTCCGCGGCCCGTCACATACGCATCCAGAATCCCCTTGCGGCCGCAGATGATGCCCCCCGTCGGAAAGTCCGGCCCCGGCAGCTTTTCCAGAATATCCTTAAACCCGCAGTCCGGGTCGTCAATCATCAGCAGCAGCGCATCGCAGACCTCCCCCACATTGTGCGGCGGAATATTTGTCGCCATTCCGACCGCAATTCCGCTGGCCCCGTTAACCAGAAGATTGGGAAATTTCGACGGCAGCACCACCGGCTCCGTCCGCGTCTCATCATAGTTCGGCACAAAATCCACCGTGTCCAGCTTCAGGTCTTCCAGCATGTCCATCGCCGCCTGCGTCAGCCGCGCTTCTGTATAACGCATCGCCGCAGGCGGGTCCGCATCAATGCTGCCGAAGTTGCCCTGCGGGTCCACCAGCAATACCCGCATATTCCAGTCCTGCCCCATTCGAACCAGCGTGCCGTAGGTCGCCTGGTCGCCGTGCGGGTGGTAGTTGCCGCTTGTATCGCCGA is part of the Anaerohalosphaeraceae bacterium genome and encodes:
- the gyrA gene encoding DNA gyrase subunit A — translated: MDETKTEFPERFEEKQILDELKTSYLNYAMSVIVSRALPDVRDGLKPSQRRILVAMNDLNLGPRSKHRKCAKIVGDTSGNYHPHGDQATYGTLVRMGQDWNMRVLLVDPQGNFGSIDADPPAAMRYTEARLTQAAMDMLEDLKLDTVDFVPNYDETRTEPVVLPSKFPNLLVNGASGIAVGMATNIPPHNVGEVCDALLLMIDDPDCGFKDILEKLPGPDFPTGGIICGRKGILDAYVTGRGHLKVRCRSHIETTSKGKTRIVITEIPYQVVRANVVAKIAECVRDGTIDEIADLRDESDRKGMRIVVELKKDADSHVVLNKLYRYTPLQTTFAVNNVALVNNRPETLNIKQMLKLFISHRLTVIRRRTRFLLRKCRSRAHILEGLILAVSDIDEIIALIKASPDAPTAKENLMKKPLRLAETETLKRILPEAFVTERSRQDQFLTGPQADAILTMQLQRLTGLEIEKLAKEYAEVAEKIADYEALLANRNLQLDVIREDLYEIKEKYKDPRRTEIITEEADEPDLEDLIADEETLVMISHGGYIKRTPIDAYRKQGRGGKGVIASDTKEGDFIEHLFAASTHDTILFFTNRGICHWLKVYHIPEMSRQSKGRNLVNLLQLDPQEKIASILNVRTFDDTRQLVMATRNGLVKKTVLSAYGNPRSSGVIAIKLDENDDLIGAAITSGEDEIILGTRDGMAIRFSETQVRSMGRVSRGVQGIRLRPGDEVVDLVIAEPNSSLLTVCENGYGKRTPIEEYRPQNRGGLGLINIKTTERNGKVVALKTVHDEDELMLITANGMMIRTGLEQIREIGRNTAGVRMITLKEGDKLVAAARIVPEDKEPPTSSEPKSQTKESGEASEENS